CTTAAGTTAGAAGTTTTTGCCTGCCTTATTTTCATGGAATGCATTTTGATTTGGGTCCAAAGGTTCTGTGTTCCCAAGGAATACTGGAAGATCATTTTTCATCTTTTCAACATTTGCTAAGCAATGCTGGGATCCCTTAATCACTTTCCCTTCGATGCTGCAGCATGCTAAGGTGGCCTTTAGAGAGCCCTGTTTCCTGGAGATTGCCATCGCGGTAATGTGGCACATTTGGAAAGAGACAAACGGTTTCATTTTCCAAAATCAAGACCCCCCGTCTTTCGGTAGAAGGTGCCTTTTAAAGGGAAATCGAATTAATTCATCACCGAGTGAAGCGTATCCATCGTCGGCCCCTTTAGGAGTCAGGACTGGCTTCCTAGATTGTAACTGTCATATCTTTCTTCTTTGCTCGACAGTCACCTAGTGGTTTACCCGTGTTCAACGTACATATGTAACAGTTTTTCTATACACAAAATAATACATTAGAGAGCTCCCTTACTCTTTCCCAGTGAAGAGAAACACTACTAGTTATAATAAGAAACATACAGGCATTCTCCAAGGACAACCCCAGGAACACAGCTACAAGAGGACATGACATCAAGCTAACCTGCAAGTTTGCCCGGAGAATCAAGTTTTTGATAACCATATAATTGCGCCGATGTTCACTAGAGTTCCGCAATAGTGGTTCAAGAAATGACACCAGATCCTGAAAGCATTCACACCAGATTTATTAGGCTTTTCAGAAGCTTTAGCAACTGGATATACTCAAAGATGAAAATAAACAACTGAAGCAACGAATTTAGGAAAACAACAATCTCAGAAGCTACATAATTGTGGTCTTTTAAGGGGGCACATTTTTGTATCTTGTAACAGCCTAAAAAGCAATAAATCGGACCAGCTAATAGAGATATGTCGTGTATGCAAACAAAAGGAGAACACTACATTAACATGAATGTTCAAACTTCTATGTTGCTTTTTAAACACAATGCCGCAATAGAATGGTCGGTGTGGAATTCTGTAAACCTAGGACAGATGAACTATGATACCTTTCAAACATATAAAATATTCACCTGCAGTTTCGTGTCTCTTGGTAACAACCGAAGAGCCTGAGCACCATTTATTCTGTCCCACCGTTGGCTTAACAATTCAAGTGCTTCGTTCAACATTATAGGGCCTCCGTCGCTAACATCATCTCCATCACCATCACTTCGGCCACTATCTGGTCCACTAGGGCTAAAGCGTGTGTCTTCAGCCCCTTCAATCTCAACAACCTTTCTACCCATACGCCCTCCTCTGAGCTTAGTAGTAGAGTTAACCCTCTGAATTCCAGGGTACTGTGATGCCACTGGAATAATTTTCTGCTCGATCTCTTTTTCAGCTTTTTTCGGGTTTAGATAAATTTGCAGAAGATTAAAATAAATATTGGACTTGGAAGGCTGCTGCGCTCCTTCCTCATAAACACGGTCACAGTATGCAACTGCACGCTCTGGCATATGGAGCTGCAACGTAGTGCACAAGTTATTTTGAAAGTTCAAAGTCACCCCTATCCATTAAAAAATTATATCAGTGGATACCAGAAGCACATCAAAGAGCAGTGAGTACCTTATGAACAAAGAGAGATAATGCACGGAGGTGTTGATTCATTTTCCCGTACATGATAGCACGCTCTTCAAAAAGAGCATCCTGCGGAAGGCGTTTAAGAAGTGTGTCCGTATTGTAACCTGAATTACTCTCTAATGTAGATATCAACTTGTTCCGCGTTGGGGAATATGTTTTATCACTCCAATTTCCTTCATCCTTCAGAATCTTGTACCAGTCAAGAACTTCAGAAAGGTAAAGTTGCACCTTCATGACAGAAAGTTTGATTATCAGTAGAAGAAATCCACTTATCGCAAACTTCGTAAGAACAGCTTATGGAACTAAGATCATCTAAATAACATAGAACAATTTTTCACATACTAACAATGTGAAAAGACAAAGATACGTACCAGCTCATTTTGTAGATTAGGATTGATCCCGGTTTCACTCATTGAAAGCATTAGCTCTAAGTAAGTTGACTGCAAATTTGGAGCATGCTGTTTCAGATATGAATTTACCAAATCTGCTGGAACATTTTCAGACAAAAAGAGCTCAATAGTGTCTGACGGGTTGCGTTCAAGAACATACAAAGAAGACTCCAAAACCAGCATTGGGTCAGATCTACAAAGGGGCTGCACAAAAGAGCACAGCATCTCAGATCAGCTGTAGAAAACCAGAAGAATGTGACAAGCGGACTAAGTCAATAATATTAAGGACAAAGTCCAAATAATAACCTGAAACACACACCAAACAATACAGCTGAAAATATTATGGCTGCAACAAGTTTCTCTAATGTCAACCAGCGATTCCAGGAAGCCAACTAATACCAGCAAGAAACACATTCAATATGATCCCACCGCCACGTCAAATGAGCAACCATATATACACTAGGACTGATAATCCAGAAGTCATGATGCAATAATATTTAAATACACAGATATATATGCACAGAAATGCAATCCTGAAAACCATGAAACACACCTTGAGATTTAATATTCTGACGATGCTTCCACATTTATTAAATAAGTGTACATTAAGACATGTTCTTGTCAAACTTTTACAGAGTTGATTTTAGGACAAATAAAACACCATGAAACCAACAGCAACTGGTTGGTTTTCATTGTTTTGTGTAAATGTACAGGTGACAAAGTGAATAACAGTATCTGTCATATGATGACAGAGGAGAAAAAACAATACCCTGAGATACTCAATGATCATTTGTGGGTTAAACTTTTTACTAAAATCAGCATTAGCCATCGCAGACTTCGATTCTTCAACCAACCGATTGAGTAACTGGAGAGCTTCACGGTGCATGTCATTGCTTCTGTAGAGCTCAAGTAATACCATATAATCGCTCTTTTCCTTCAGAAACTCCTCACATATCTTCAAATCACAATAATTGAGTCCTTTCAATAACTCTATAGCTCCTGGTGACTGTCTTGTAAGAACAAGAGCTTGAAGAAGAGATGTGTCCAGCACATTCGCCATTTCTCTTGCAACAGAGCTTCTATGTGTTTGGGGCCGTTTCTGACAATAAAAAGATGTAGAATCACAATGAATCACCTTTTCTTTATAGATATTAACAAACAAATTCTCAACTTTACATTATGTACAATAGACACCATGTACACTCGCAAACATAAAGGGCAAGAACTTTGGATAGGACGGTGTCTTAAAACcaatttattttttattttttatgccAGAAGGTTCCTCTCACTCCAGGGAATTGCATTTACCTCATGTTTACAGGGATGAGAGTATCATGAACATAGACAGGAAGTTCGAATTCTTATGAAATCTCAGACACTTTAGTCTACATATTTGGGTTTCGTTTAACAAATTCCAGGAAAAACAGAAGCATAAACATGTGTCTTCTTTCTTCCGGATTTTTTCTACTGACCTTGGAGATACACAAAAATTGATAAATCAACCTCCAGATGCAAAATGAATTAAGCTCTCAGCCTAAAAAAAATCATTTTACTGTCCAGGGATCCTAGAATGTTTAATCTCTAGGAAAGGAAGCGGCAGTATCAAGAAAAGGAGTGGATATCCTCAAATCAAACTAGGATTCATAATAACAGGTATGATATGCAGCCTTTTCAAAGACTCGGAGTAACACCAGATTGCACCTATTAGTTTGACTTTGCAATATTTCGGTCAAATTAGTGCCTGATTTACTTACGCTATACTAGTTCCTGCTTCACGCAATAATTCCACATCACAACTAATTACAATGTTCTCAACAAGAAAGCCAGACATTTGAAACAGTAGTTACCTTATTTGGCTTCTTTGCCTTATATGGCTCAGATAAGTTTAAGCTATGGTGCACAGCTCCAGAGACGACCTCCTCAGTTACTTCAGATGTCGCTCTATCAATTATACCATTTCTTTTCTTCTGCAAGTACTTCACAAGGGCTATTAGAGCATTATGACTCATTTTCTTGTTCTCCAATGGAGATTTATCATCAGAATCATGAAGTTGCAAAGAGTATGCTTCCATTTCATCTGTCGCATCAGAAGATTCTCTTGCTAATTCTTGAAGGTCTTGAAGCTTGTCATGTTCACCTATAATGTGTGTTTGAGGCAGAACAAGGTATGGGTATAGAGATAGCACATAAGTAATATCCACATGTGCATCCGAAAACTGTTCCATTGCTTCCTCATAGCTCCCATTATCAAATAAGAAGTGCCCATATCTGATTCATGAAATAAAAAGGGAAGATGTTGGTTAGTTATACGCAAGGGGCCAAATTGTGTTATTATAAGAAAACGTAAAAATTACTTGGAAGAAATGAAACGAGACTGTTCATCTATTTTAATTGTAAACTAAAACAGCATCTAATACAAATCTACCATTGTATATTTGATTGATTACAGCCTTCAAAAAGGGGTACATGTGAACATCCATAGCCATTAACCATCACCCATCAGTGATAAAATTTGAGAGTTTATTTTTCTAGAAAGCTTTCAGATGATGCTTTTGAGGTAAGAAACCTTACATTTGCTGTAAACTAAATTTTAACTACAACCTGTTTCAAAGCAAGTGAAAGTCCAAATGTTCAGCATGTTGTGCATTGCCAAGTGCAGCTTACTAGTCATCAAAAGCAAAATAATAAGCAAGTTTAGTAATCCTGGTGTACACGAGTACATCAAGTCTTGGCTATGGAATGACAAATTACCAAATGCCAACAACCTTTTCCATCCATAATTTATATGTTGTTTGCAGACTGTATATGAATTGCCACATACAAGTCTTAGTGATAATAACATAGTTAGGATAGTATATGGATTGTATGGGAACAACTGTATGTGAAACAACTGTATCTGGCACTGAATAACTCTCGGCGCCACTAACAGCCACCAATATGCCCCAATTCCTTGGGAGCATGTAGAATGCACTAGCACCCTTGAGGTGTACTAGTGCATTAAGTCATCAGAAAACATGTCCAAAGGTCATGAAAATTTCTGAACGAATGTATATGGCTTAGAGATAATACACATCTACCATGCGACAAAATTTCAGATCCAAATAATAACTTCATAAAAGGACAAATCATGATGTGAGTAGTACAAAATTCAAATCTGAACTGAATAGTATCATGGAGAGAAGGGCATGGGAAGTGGAGAAAAAGAGAGGGCAGGGGAGAGCAGGGATATAAAAACAGGCCCATGAGGGCATTCTGGGAATTTGAGAAAAAAGGAGGGCATGTTGATGGGCAAGCTCAATGCGTGCTAGCTATTATGGCGATGGCATAATGAGAACGGAATCTGAAAATGAGGTGGGCGTGGAAATAACCCGGAGTTCTGGTGACATATAATGGTTTTCTTTTCCTTGAATTTGATTTCCTGATGACAGATTCAACACAAAAACAGAGAGTTGTGCTCCAGTGCTTGAAATAGCTTGACTAAAGTGGAATAGCATCTACCCAATCATGTCATGCAATGACATAAGCATACTATCAACTGACTATGGACAGAGCAAAATGAATACTATCGTGGCCATCTGATCAGGCAATCTGGACATACCTCATGTGTATTGAGCTTTCTTTTGCAGCTCGTAGGTTTGAATCCTCAGGTGGAAGTAACTTACACAATGCCAGCGCGTCCTCAAATTCTCCAGAGGCGGTCAATTGCACTATCTGTATACCAAAAGATATACGTGTAAGGAACTAAGAATAAATCCTTACAAACAACTTCCAAAGTTATAAGACAGATCATTTCTTGTTAACTTGCGAGTTTCATCAAATTAACACTCCAGTAAAAAAGCAAAAGACATTAACTATTGGGAAGAATCTGCAATGGAACTGGTGACATAAAAAGGATATGAAACAAAGATACTTGCCTACAGCACAATATACAATTCAGTTGATCATTTTTTTTAAAGAGAGATCATTAGGTCAAATTATTTAATTTTGCTTTTTTCTGCTGCGTATTTACAATTATGCAATGACCATTAAAATATCGAGGTTTCTC
This genomic window from Aegilops tauschii subsp. strangulata cultivar AL8/78 chromosome 4, Aet v6.0, whole genome shotgun sequence contains:
- the LOC109780020 gene encoding vacuolar sorting protein 39 isoform X1 translates to MVHSAYDAVELVSGVPGRIEAVASHGGKLLVAASDCSLRIYSAPAPADGGEIRRDGPYALERQEQRLWRRAPSAMEASASRDLLLSLSEWVALHRLPGLETVAVVSKTKGANVFAWDDRRGLLAAGRQKRLTVFRLDSGREFVEVKEFSVPDIVKSMAWCGDNICLGIRRDYMIINSVTGALTEVFSSGRIAPPLVVPLPTGELLLGKDNIGVFVDQNGKLIHDGRIIWSDTPASVVVHKPYAVARLPRHVEIRSLRAPSALVQTVVLRDVQKLVQTDNYILASLSNSVYGLLPVPIGAQIVQLTASGEFEDALALCKLLPPEDSNLRAAKESSIHMRYGHFLFDNGSYEEAMEQFSDAHVDITYVLSLYPYLVLPQTHIIGEHDKLQDLQELARESSDATDEMEAYSLQLHDSDDKSPLENKKMSHNALIALVKYLQKKRNGIIDRATSEVTEEVVSGAVHHSLNLSEPYKAKKPNKKRPQTHRSSVAREMANVLDTSLLQALVLTRQSPGAIELLKGLNYCDLKICEEFLKEKSDYMVLLELYRSNDMHREALQLLNRLVEESKSAMANADFSKKFNPQMIIEYLRPLCRSDPMLVLESSLYVLERNPSDTIELFLSENVPADLVNSYLKQHAPNLQSTYLELMLSMSETGINPNLQNELVQLYLSEVLDWYKILKDEGNWSDKTYSPTRNKLISTLESNSGYNTDTLLKRLPQDALFEERAIMYGKMNQHLRALSLFVHKLHMPERAVAYCDRVYEEGAQQPSKSNIYFNLLQIYLNPKKAEKEIEQKIIPVASQYPGIQRVNSTTKLRGGRMGRKVVEIEGAEDTRFSPSGPDSGRSDGDGDDVSDGGPIMLNEALELLSQRWDRINGAQALRLLPRDTKLQDLVSFLEPLLRNSSEHRRNYMVIKNLILRANLQVKEDLYKRRQAVVKIDGDSMCSLCHKRIANSAFAIYPNGQTLVHFVCFRESQQIKAVRGANSVKRR
- the LOC109780020 gene encoding vacuolar sorting protein 39 isoform X2 encodes the protein MAWCGDNICLGIRRDYMIINSVTGALTEVFSSGRIAPPLVVPLPTGELLLGKDNIGVFVDQNGKLIHDGRIIWSDTPASVVVHKPYAVARLPRHVEIRSLRAPSALVQTVVLRDVQKLVQTDNYILASLSNSVYGLLPVPIGAQIVQLTASGEFEDALALCKLLPPEDSNLRAAKESSIHMRYGHFLFDNGSYEEAMEQFSDAHVDITYVLSLYPYLVLPQTHIIGEHDKLQDLQELARESSDATDEMEAYSLQLHDSDDKSPLENKKMSHNALIALVKYLQKKRNGIIDRATSEVTEEVVSGAVHHSLNLSEPYKAKKPNKKRPQTHRSSVAREMANVLDTSLLQALVLTRQSPGAIELLKGLNYCDLKICEEFLKEKSDYMVLLELYRSNDMHREALQLLNRLVEESKSAMANADFSKKFNPQMIIEYLRPLCRSDPMLVLESSLYVLERNPSDTIELFLSENVPADLVNSYLKQHAPNLQSTYLELMLSMSETGINPNLQNELVQLYLSEVLDWYKILKDEGNWSDKTYSPTRNKLISTLESNSGYNTDTLLKRLPQDALFEERAIMYGKMNQHLRALSLFVHKLHMPERAVAYCDRVYEEGAQQPSKSNIYFNLLQIYLNPKKAEKEIEQKIIPVASQYPGIQRVNSTTKLRGGRMGRKVVEIEGAEDTRFSPSGPDSGRSDGDGDDVSDGGPIMLNEALELLSQRWDRINGAQALRLLPRDTKLQDLVSFLEPLLRNSSEHRRNYMVIKNLILRANLQVKEDLYKRRQAVVKIDGDSMCSLCHKRIANSAFAIYPNGQTLVHFVCFRESQQIKAVRGANSVKRR